The DNA region AACGGCGTCTTCGTCTTCACCGGCGTGCCCGGGCGCAAGGAGCCGCTGAAGCTGGCCGGCGCGGAGCTGATGCGCGGGCTGGTGATGAAGAACCAGCTCGCGCTGGGCACGGTGAACGCGGGGCCGGATGCCTTCGCGGCCGCGGTGGCGGACCTCGGGCGCTTCGAGGCGCGCTGGCCCGGCGAGCTCGCGAAGCTCATCACCCACCGCCACCGCCCCGAGGAGGCCCCCGAGCTGCTGCGCAAGGGGCTCGGAGGCGGCATCAAGCACGTCCTCACTTTCACGGAGGCCGGGAGATGAGCGCGCTCTCCGAGGGCTGGGTGGACCTCTCGGTGCCCATCTCGCCGCGGTTACCGGTGTGGCCGGAGGATCCGCCGCTGCGCAACGCGCGCACCGCGAACATCCACCAAGGCGACCCCGCGAACGTCACCGAGCTGCGGATGAGCGCGCACTGCGGCACGCACGTGGACGCGCCGCTGCACTTCATCCCCGGGGCCCGTGCGGTGGACGCGCTGGACCTGCGCGCGCTGCTGGGCCCTGCGCGCGTGCTGCACCTGGACGATGCGCCGGAGGTGCGCGCGCGCTCGCTGCAGGAGGCGGCGCCGAAGCGCGGCGAGCGCCTGCTCTTGCGAACGCGCAACAGCGAGGGACCCTGGTGGGAGCAGCCCTTCAAAGAGGACTTCATCGGGCTGTCGCTGGACGCGGCGCGCGTGCTCGCGGAGGCGGGGGTGGCGTGCGTGGGGGTGGACTACCTCTCCGTGGCCGGCTTTCACGCGGATGGCGCGGCGGTGCATCGCACACTGCTGGAGGCAGGCGTGGTGGTCATCGAGGGGCTCGCGCTCGCAGCGCTCCCGCGCGAGGCGAGGGAGGTGGAGCTGCTGTGCCTGCCCCTGCGGCTGGTGGGGGCGGACGGCTCGCCCGTGCGCGCGCTCGCGCGGCCGCTG from Aggregicoccus sp. 17bor-14 includes:
- a CDS encoding cyclase family protein, with protein sequence MSALSEGWVDLSVPISPRLPVWPEDPPLRNARTANIHQGDPANVTELRMSAHCGTHVDAPLHFIPGARAVDALDLRALLGPARVLHLDDAPEVRARSLQEAAPKRGERLLLRTRNSEGPWWEQPFKEDFIGLSLDAARVLAEAGVACVGVDYLSVAGFHADGAAVHRTLLEAGVVVIEGLALAALPREAREVELLCLPLRLVGADGSPVRALARPLPEGAR